The following coding sequences lie in one Moritella sp. F3 genomic window:
- a CDS encoding response regulator transcription factor, which produces MDTHVLVVEDQQDIANLIRINLEMIGNKVICCHNAKDAFQQLSEHTFQLILLDLNLPDMDGLDICKKIRATDAIVPIMMLTARTEELDRVQGLEAGADDYLAKPFSVLELQARVKALLRRSNVQAVKSNEPEKIKIADLIIDQATHSVRRNDTLITLTSTEFSLLLFLARSPGRVYSREQLLAEVWDYHNDCYEHTVNSHMNRLRNKIEPNPAQPTYIKTVWGVGYKLEVSDVT; this is translated from the coding sequence ATGGATACACATGTATTGGTGGTCGAAGACCAGCAGGATATCGCTAATTTAATACGCATCAATCTAGAAATGATTGGTAACAAGGTTATTTGTTGCCATAACGCCAAGGATGCTTTTCAGCAATTAAGTGAACACACCTTCCAACTGATCTTGTTAGATCTCAATCTACCCGATATGGATGGGCTCGACATATGCAAAAAAATACGTGCAACTGACGCCATTGTACCAATCATGATGTTAACAGCACGTACTGAAGAACTAGACCGCGTACAAGGCCTTGAAGCTGGCGCAGATGATTACCTCGCTAAACCATTCAGTGTTTTAGAACTACAAGCCCGTGTTAAGGCACTACTACGTCGTAGTAATGTACAAGCGGTGAAGAGTAACGAACCAGAGAAAATTAAGATTGCCGATCTAATCATAGATCAAGCGACACACAGCGTACGCAGAAACGACACCTTAATTACCCTAACCAGTACTGAGTTTTCACTATTATTATTTTTAGCTAGATCCCCAGGTCGTGTTTACAGCAGAGAACAGTTACTGGCTGAGGTATGGGATTATCATAACGATTGCTATGAACATACTGTAAACTCACACATGAATAGATTAAGAAATAAAATAGAGCCAAACCCAGCGCAGCCGACATACATTAAAACAGTGTGGGGCGTTGGTTATAAACTGGAGGTCAGCGATGTCACATAG
- a CDS encoding cell wall metabolism sensor histidine kinase WalK, whose amino-acid sequence MSHRSLLGQITFPLIILFVIMATGLFVIYCAITDTNSARVEQTLHKNLAQQIIHYSDDLQQGDISRSALKPAFHSLMLLGPSYEIYITDNRGQLLVYAAEPSKIKRNNINTAPLERFIKGADYPIYADNPRSPDQQKLFSSAPIFKNSQQIGYVFVILGGDKYDSIVKNLAFDSDMYKILAALIIFFALAFALLVFIFARLVRPISQLDKDMANFVNSDFSTVSNSTPNQYAANEIINLHNNFGSLESKINKQLTQIKSTEQLRREMLSHISHDLKTPLASLKGYLETWLLQYPDAAGTDFIQVAQKNANQLQRLVEQIIELAQLDSNTVSLYQEPVAVAELAQDVLSKFQLQAQQKNITLSVEPKDPSLQAIADIAKLERVLTNLVDNALRHCQSGDSIKIQLQPKESQLIISIADSGVGIPKEDVDHIFDAHFRAKNTVNGQQGNSGLGLAIVAKLLSLHHAHISVSSVLSQGTTFSFSLPTTNVSA is encoded by the coding sequence ATGTCACATAGATCCTTATTAGGACAGATAACATTCCCGTTGATTATATTATTTGTCATCATGGCAACCGGCTTGTTCGTTATTTATTGCGCGATCACCGATACCAACTCAGCCCGTGTCGAACAAACACTACACAAGAACCTCGCTCAGCAAATCATCCATTACTCTGATGATTTACAGCAAGGCGATATTAGCCGTTCAGCACTCAAGCCCGCCTTTCATAGCTTAATGCTACTTGGCCCAAGCTATGAAATATACATCACAGATAACCGCGGCCAACTTTTAGTATACGCAGCTGAACCGAGTAAGATAAAACGTAATAACATTAATACCGCACCACTCGAGCGTTTTATTAAGGGTGCTGATTATCCGATTTATGCCGATAATCCAAGAAGCCCAGACCAACAAAAACTGTTCTCATCAGCGCCAATATTCAAAAATAGCCAACAAATTGGCTATGTATTTGTGATCCTCGGCGGTGATAAATACGACAGTATTGTGAAAAATTTAGCATTCGACAGTGATATGTATAAGATCCTTGCAGCCTTGATCATATTCTTTGCGCTGGCCTTTGCATTATTAGTATTTATTTTTGCACGACTTGTTCGCCCTATCAGTCAATTAGATAAAGATATGGCTAACTTTGTGAATAGTGATTTCAGCACGGTCTCGAATTCAACTCCCAATCAATATGCGGCTAACGAAATTATTAATCTACATAATAATTTTGGCTCATTAGAAAGTAAGATCAACAAACAACTGACACAGATAAAATCAACGGAACAACTGCGTCGGGAAATGTTGTCACACATATCACATGACTTAAAAACACCACTAGCCTCATTGAAAGGTTATCTGGAAACCTGGTTGCTGCAATATCCAGACGCTGCAGGCACAGACTTTATACAAGTAGCGCAAAAGAATGCGAATCAATTACAGCGTTTAGTTGAACAAATTATCGAACTAGCACAATTAGATAGTAATACAGTGAGCTTATATCAAGAGCCTGTCGCGGTAGCTGAACTCGCACAAGATGTATTAAGTAAATTTCAACTTCAGGCACAGCAAAAAAATATTACCTTATCTGTTGAGCCTAAAGATCCTAGCCTACAAGCGATTGCCGACATCGCCAAATTAGAGCGGGTACTTACTAACTTAGTGGATAATGCACTAAGGCATTGCCAGTCAGGTGACAGTATTAAGATCCAGCTGCAACCGAAAGAGAGTCAACTTATCATTAGTATCGCAGACTCTGGTGTTGGGATCCCTAAAGAAGATGTTGACCATATTTTTGATGCTCATTTTAGAGCTAAAAATACCGTCAATGGTCAACAAGGAAACTCAGGGTTAGGACTCGCTATCGTGGCGAAACTATTATCATTGCATCATGCTCATATTTCGGTATCAAGCGTACTATCCCAAGGGACAACATTTAGCTTTAGTTTGCCAACAACGAATGTCAGTGCATAA
- a CDS encoding Dabb family protein, with protein sequence MAFKHIVMWTLLDTANGNDKSTNAKLAKEALEALNGQIPGLQHLEVGIDSLQGAGSYDLVLIADLDSRATLDVYQDHPAHQAVLPMMKSITSQRAAVDY encoded by the coding sequence ATGGCGTTCAAACATATTGTAATGTGGACTTTGCTAGACACTGCTAATGGTAATGATAAAAGCACAAATGCTAAATTAGCGAAAGAAGCACTTGAAGCGCTTAATGGTCAGATCCCAGGATTACAACACTTGGAAGTGGGTATTGATTCTCTACAAGGTGCGGGCTCTTACGATCTAGTATTGATTGCAGATCTAGACTCTCGTGCTACATTAGATGTATATCAAGATCATCCTGCACATCAAGCGGTATTACCTATGATGAAAAGCATCACAAGTCAGCGTGCAGCGGTAGATTATTAA
- the metE gene encoding 5-methyltetrahydropteroyltriglutamate--homocysteine S-methyltransferase, translating into MAKSHILGFPRIGADRELKKAIESYWKGDITKTELESVGKTLRSKHWQQQIDAGLDFITVGDFAWYDQVLALSATLGVIPARHQEETITLDTLFNMARGSSPCCGQQAAACEMTKWFDTNYHYLVPELNEDQQFALSYNQLIEEIQEAKALGFPIKATLLGPLSYLSLSKTNSDFDKLALLPQLVTTYKQLLANIAAEGIEWLQIEEPILVQDLTSDWKKAFTTSYAELSQGTNKLLLTSYFGALGDNAELTFSLPVNGFHIDLSRAPQQLETALALLPADAILSAGIVNGRNIWRNDLATSVSSLQQAKTQLGERLWIASSCSLQHSPVDLDNETKLDAELKSWLAYATQKLTEISSINAVLSGINSEALATQFERSTAVVSSRATSTRIHNAAVKARVAAITDQDAQRHSEFTKRIVSQQQELNLPLFPTTTIGSFPQTSDIRQTRNQFKQNVISQDQYITKMQAEIKDVVTRQEALGLDVLVHGEPERNDMVEYFGELLDGFAFSKNGWVQSYGTRCVKPPIIFGDISRPAPMTVAWSKYAQAQTSKLMKGMLTGPVTILCWSFTRDDISREEQTNQIALAIRDEVVDLEQAGIKVIQIDEPALREGLPLRSSEQQAYLDWSTKAFRISASGVRDNTQIHTHMCYCEFNEIMPSIAALDADVITIETSRSNMELLSAFTDFSYPNDIGPGVYDIHSPNVPSVEWMTQLITNASEYIDVARLWVNPDCGLKTRGWQETEAALQNMVTAAHNLRDTFSHKA; encoded by the coding sequence ATGGCTAAATCACACATATTAGGATTCCCACGTATTGGCGCAGACCGTGAATTAAAAAAAGCAATTGAGTCATATTGGAAAGGTGACATCACTAAAACTGAATTAGAAAGCGTAGGTAAAACCTTACGATCAAAGCACTGGCAGCAACAAATTGATGCAGGTTTAGATTTCATCACTGTCGGCGATTTTGCTTGGTACGATCAAGTATTAGCATTATCAGCGACATTAGGTGTTATCCCTGCCCGTCATCAAGAAGAAACAATCACGCTTGATACACTATTTAATATGGCGCGTGGTTCAAGCCCTTGTTGTGGTCAACAAGCTGCAGCGTGCGAAATGACTAAATGGTTTGATACTAACTATCACTACCTTGTGCCTGAGCTTAACGAAGATCAACAGTTCGCATTAAGCTACAACCAATTAATTGAAGAGATCCAAGAAGCAAAAGCACTTGGCTTCCCAATTAAAGCAACTCTGTTAGGGCCGTTAAGCTATTTATCATTAAGCAAAACGAACAGTGACTTTGATAAATTAGCGCTGCTACCTCAGCTCGTTACAACTTATAAGCAATTGCTCGCTAATATCGCTGCGGAAGGCATTGAATGGCTGCAAATCGAAGAGCCAATTCTAGTTCAAGACCTAACAAGTGACTGGAAAAAAGCTTTTACTACCAGCTATGCTGAGCTATCGCAAGGCACTAATAAGCTATTACTCACGAGTTACTTTGGCGCACTCGGCGATAATGCTGAACTTACATTCTCATTACCGGTTAATGGTTTTCACATTGACTTATCTCGCGCACCACAGCAACTTGAAACAGCATTAGCATTACTGCCTGCTGACGCGATTTTATCTGCGGGTATCGTTAATGGCCGTAATATTTGGCGTAATGATTTAGCAACATCGGTAAGCTCACTACAACAAGCAAAAACACAGTTGGGTGAACGCTTATGGATTGCTTCATCATGCTCGCTACAACATAGCCCGGTTGATCTTGATAACGAAACCAAGCTTGATGCAGAATTAAAGTCTTGGTTAGCTTATGCAACACAAAAGTTAACTGAAATAAGCAGTATCAATGCAGTGCTAAGCGGTATTAACAGTGAAGCATTAGCTACGCAGTTCGAAAGATCAACAGCTGTTGTATCCTCGCGCGCAACATCAACACGCATTCATAATGCAGCTGTTAAAGCACGCGTTGCGGCAATCACAGACCAAGATGCACAGCGCCATAGCGAATTTACTAAACGTATTGTTAGCCAGCAGCAAGAATTGAATTTACCGCTTTTCCCAACAACGACGATTGGTTCATTTCCACAAACGAGTGATATTCGTCAAACGCGTAATCAATTTAAACAAAACGTAATTAGCCAAGATCAATACATCACCAAAATGCAAGCTGAGATCAAAGATGTGGTCACCCGCCAAGAAGCACTGGGACTTGACGTGCTAGTACATGGTGAGCCAGAACGTAATGACATGGTTGAATACTTTGGTGAATTGCTTGATGGTTTTGCATTTTCTAAAAACGGTTGGGTACAAAGCTATGGTACGCGTTGCGTTAAACCACCTATCATCTTTGGTGATATTTCTCGCCCTGCACCAATGACTGTCGCTTGGAGTAAGTATGCTCAAGCACAAACGAGTAAGTTAATGAAAGGCATGCTAACAGGCCCTGTGACAATCTTATGTTGGTCGTTTACGCGTGATGATATTAGCCGTGAAGAACAAACTAACCAAATTGCCTTAGCTATTCGTGATGAAGTCGTTGATTTAGAACAAGCTGGTATTAAAGTCATTCAGATTGATGAGCCCGCACTACGCGAAGGCCTACCGCTACGTAGCAGCGAGCAACAGGCTTATCTAGATTGGTCAACAAAAGCGTTCCGTATCAGTGCGTCAGGCGTAAGAGATAATACTCAGATCCATACTCACATGTGTTACTGCGAGTTTAACGAAATTATGCCTTCAATCGCGGCATTAGATGCCGATGTGATCACGATTGAAACGTCACGCTCTAATATGGAATTACTGTCAGCGTTTACTGACTTTAGCTACCCGAATGATATTGGTCCTGGTGTTTATGACATTCATTCACCAAATGTACCGAGTGTTGAGTGGATGACGCAGCTAATCACCAATGCCAGTGAATACATTGACGTTGCGCGTCTATGGGTTAATCCAGATTGCGGCCTTAAAACCCGCGGTTGGCAAGAAACAGAAGCAGCATTACAGAACATGGTTACCGCTGCACATAACTTGCGCGATACCTTTTCACACAAGGCTTAA
- a CDS encoding DUF3413 domain-containing protein, with product MLETGHHYRDQVSKIISWGHWFSLANILLAILLASRYLFIAEWPETMLGQAYSLISLLGHFSFIIFIMYLVVIFPISFVIPFPRALRFLTVIFATVGLSLLIIDTEIFKLYNLHINPIIFEILLGESEQTLNSDWQTLFAFVPFLFLLELLISSLLWHRLRPLSRFKLGPIIAIFFFCCFLTGHLLHMWADAAVYRPITAQKANFPLAYPMTARTFLAKYGWLDKEAFNKRVSDTKKQSDSRLDYPKKPLDVNDEKQDLNVLLINISALRADMLNDSVMPEMSKLARKGQRFNNHFSISNGSLLGNFGIMYGLAPQYWDDIEISAKSPFMLDYFVQANYNLGIFNTEDLSKHKQKQTTFINLDSPQTTIVEGTENDKETVTETRKWIREQDTTTPWFAYVSLESVQKMDTPAGFPALFYPNIQDLNSQASNRQIALFNSYRNSVSYVDKAVAKIVYQLKQSKKYDNTVIIFTANHGNEFNDSEDHSWGYGSNYSIYQTQVPLFIVWPGKKPSVIEQDTNSTDLVPTILTNLNAVNNPISDYSNGIDLFAGEFKSWQLLGDKNNFVILQQDTITQFSYQGLFTSQGNHNVRSRDDYKPMPRESMLDTQFNQILTELNYFYKATPAQDQN from the coding sequence ATGCTAGAAACAGGACATCATTACCGCGATCAAGTCTCCAAGATTATTAGTTGGGGCCACTGGTTTAGCTTAGCCAACATCTTACTGGCGATCTTACTTGCATCACGTTACCTTTTCATCGCCGAATGGCCTGAAACGATGCTCGGTCAAGCCTATTCTCTCATTAGCTTGCTTGGTCACTTCAGTTTTATCATTTTTATAATGTATCTTGTGGTGATCTTCCCGATCAGCTTTGTCATACCCTTTCCACGAGCACTGCGATTCCTCACCGTTATCTTTGCCACCGTGGGATTATCGTTATTAATTATCGATACCGAAATCTTTAAGCTGTATAATTTACACATAAACCCAATTATCTTTGAGATATTACTCGGTGAAAGTGAACAAACACTTAACTCAGACTGGCAGACTCTCTTTGCTTTCGTGCCGTTCTTATTCTTACTTGAGTTACTTATTTCAAGCTTGCTATGGCACAGGTTAAGACCGTTAAGTCGTTTTAAACTTGGCCCTATTATCGCTATTTTCTTTTTCTGCTGTTTCTTAACTGGTCACTTATTACATATGTGGGCGGATGCCGCAGTTTATCGCCCTATCACAGCGCAGAAAGCAAACTTCCCACTTGCCTACCCGATGACAGCAAGAACCTTCCTCGCTAAGTATGGCTGGTTAGATAAAGAAGCTTTCAATAAACGTGTCAGCGACACCAAAAAACAATCAGATTCACGTCTCGACTACCCTAAAAAACCATTAGACGTGAACGATGAAAAACAAGATTTGAACGTATTATTAATTAATATCAGTGCACTTAGAGCTGATATGCTTAATGATAGTGTCATGCCTGAAATGTCTAAACTGGCGCGAAAAGGCCAACGATTCAATAATCATTTCAGTATCAGTAACGGCAGTTTACTAGGTAATTTCGGCATTATGTATGGGTTGGCGCCACAATATTGGGATGATATCGAAATATCAGCAAAATCCCCTTTCATGCTCGATTATTTTGTTCAGGCTAACTACAACCTAGGTATCTTTAATACCGAAGATTTATCAAAACATAAACAAAAACAAACGACCTTCATTAATTTAGATAGTCCCCAAACAACTATCGTAGAAGGTACTGAAAACGATAAAGAGACGGTAACAGAAACCCGTAAATGGATAAGAGAGCAAGACACCACAACGCCTTGGTTTGCCTATGTTAGCTTAGAATCAGTGCAAAAAATGGATACACCAGCAGGTTTTCCAGCCCTGTTCTATCCTAACATTCAAGACTTGAACAGCCAGGCAAGCAATCGCCAAATCGCGTTATTTAATAGTTATCGAAACAGCGTGAGTTATGTAGACAAAGCAGTCGCTAAAATTGTTTATCAGTTAAAACAATCGAAGAAATATGATAATACCGTGATTATTTTTACTGCGAACCACGGTAATGAATTTAATGATTCAGAAGATCACTCATGGGGTTATGGTAGTAATTACTCCATCTATCAAACGCAAGTACCCTTATTTATAGTGTGGCCGGGTAAAAAGCCAAGTGTAATAGAACAAGACACTAACAGTACTGATTTGGTGCCGACTATTTTGACCAATCTAAACGCCGTCAATAATCCAATATCAGATTACAGTAACGGTATTGATTTATTCGCTGGTGAGTTTAAATCATGGCAACTACTCGGTGATAAGAATAACTTTGTGATACTACAACAAGACACCATCACCCAGTTCTCTTATCAAGGGCTATTCACTAGCCAAGGTAATCATAACGTGAGAAGTCGAGATGACTACAAACCGATGCCACGAGAATCAATGCTGGATACTCAGTTTAATCAAATTCTGACTGAGTTAAATTATTTTTATAAAGCAACACCAGCGCAAGACCAGAACTAA
- a CDS encoding response regulator, translated as MSLEVRDLSILLIEPSTTQNKFIKTQLQDAGVDNIECVVSIAQAKQSLTGFIPDLIISAMYFEDGSGAELAEFVKSNRLTESIAFMLISSEQRFSVLDKVKQAGAIAILPKPFKFIDLQRALNSTLSYIEPEEMELDLYDVTALSILVVDDSLTARKHICRVLNSMGIEGVTSAENGVEALEYLAQNTFDLIVTDYNMPEMDGKELVEKIRMNPELSYLPIMMVTSEEGNAQLSAVKQAGVSALCDKPFDIDTVRMLIKQLLDEK; from the coding sequence ATGAGTCTTGAAGTTCGTGATCTGTCTATTTTATTAATTGAGCCTTCGACTACACAAAATAAATTTATCAAAACGCAGTTGCAAGATGCGGGCGTTGATAACATCGAATGTGTTGTTTCAATCGCGCAAGCAAAGCAGAGTTTAACGGGATTTATCCCCGACCTGATCATCAGTGCGATGTATTTTGAAGATGGCTCAGGTGCTGAGTTAGCCGAATTTGTTAAATCAAATAGACTCACTGAAAGCATCGCCTTTATGCTCATTTCCAGCGAGCAACGTTTTTCAGTATTAGACAAAGTGAAGCAAGCTGGCGCAATTGCTATTTTACCTAAGCCATTTAAGTTTATTGATTTACAGCGTGCACTAAACTCGACACTTAGCTATATTGAACCAGAAGAAATGGAGCTAGATCTCTATGATGTGACAGCATTAAGTATCTTGGTCGTTGATGATAGCTTAACCGCCAGAAAACATATTTGCCGTGTATTAAACAGCATGGGCATTGAAGGCGTTACATCTGCTGAAAATGGCGTGGAGGCACTCGAGTATTTAGCACAAAACACCTTTGATTTGATCGTGACTGATTACAATATGCCAGAAATGGACGGTAAAGAATTAGTTGAAAAGATCAGAATGAATCCTGAATTGTCTTATCTGCCAATCATGATGGTGACGTCTGAAGAAGGCAACGCTCAATTATCAGCAGTCAAGCAAGCTGGTGTTTCCGCGTTATGTGATAAACCATTTGATATTGATACGGTTAGAATGCTAATCAAACAACTGTTAGATGAGAAGTAA
- the yejK gene encoding nucleoid-associated protein YejK: MQLKLNNIILHSLAFNTEGELKCYPRNEELANSQPVEELASELHRIYNAKPAKGFGYFKCAEEDNSRLPFESELRKFIDEESNFVDFSSAASSLLVGELLKYDFVTQGILAFVHYNWMASDYLIVALLENKDSVMVTEQLDLNSSHYLELSKVQLAAKIDLTEWRQNSDSKRYLSFIKGRAGRKVSDFFLDFLGCTEGMDAKIQNAGLMRAVDEFCHVAELDADEAIQAREQVAQYCNEQIKEGNEIEVKDLSDHLADVSSRDFYQYASEAYELEDSFPADRGAVRKLTKYVGQGGGLSVSFDQKLMGERISYNAQTDTLTIVGIPPNLREQLTRRSNSEDDSE; this comes from the coding sequence ATGCAGCTAAAATTAAATAACATTATTCTACATTCATTAGCCTTTAACACCGAAGGTGAGCTTAAATGCTACCCACGTAATGAAGAGCTAGCTAATTCACAGCCTGTTGAAGAGCTTGCGAGCGAATTACACCGTATTTATAACGCTAAGCCAGCAAAAGGATTTGGTTACTTTAAATGCGCAGAAGAAGACAATAGTCGTTTACCTTTTGAGAGCGAATTGCGTAAATTTATCGATGAAGAGAGTAACTTTGTTGATTTTTCAAGCGCTGCGTCGAGTTTATTAGTTGGCGAATTATTAAAATATGACTTTGTGACCCAAGGTATTTTGGCATTTGTACATTATAACTGGATGGCTTCAGACTATCTGATCGTCGCGTTATTAGAAAATAAAGACAGTGTGATGGTGACTGAGCAGCTTGATCTGAACAGTTCACATTACCTAGAACTGTCTAAAGTGCAATTGGCCGCTAAAATCGATTTGACTGAATGGCGACAAAATAGCGATTCAAAGCGCTACTTATCTTTCATCAAAGGCCGCGCTGGTCGTAAGGTGTCAGACTTCTTCCTCGACTTCCTAGGCTGTACAGAAGGTATGGATGCTAAAATACAAAACGCAGGTCTAATGCGCGCTGTAGATGAATTCTGTCATGTTGCCGAGCTAGACGCTGATGAGGCAATTCAAGCACGTGAGCAAGTTGCACAATACTGTAATGAGCAAATTAAAGAAGGTAATGAAATTGAAGTTAAAGATCTGTCAGATCATTTAGCGGATGTTTCATCTCGTGACTTTTATCAGTACGCATCTGAAGCTTACGAGCTTGAAGATAGCTTCCCTGCTGATCGTGGTGCGGTACGTAAACTGACGAAGTATGTCGGACAGGGCGGTGGTTTAAGTGTTAGCTTTGATCAGAAATTGATGGGCGAACGCATTAGCTACAATGCACAAACTGATACACTTACAATTGTTGGTATTCCGCCGAATTTACGTGAACAGTTGACTCGCCGTAGTAACTCGGAAGACGATAGCGAATAA
- a CDS encoding DUF1414 domain-containing protein gives MPIVSKYKSDKVEKVIDEVIDVLEKHDAPLDLGLMVLGNAAANIINASLSPKQRQAVAEKFAKALVASVKSKDTSH, from the coding sequence ATGCCTATAGTTTCTAAATACAAAAGTGATAAAGTTGAAAAAGTAATTGATGAAGTTATCGATGTACTAGAAAAACACGATGCACCCTTAGACCTTGGCTTAATGGTTCTTGGTAATGCAGCTGCGAACATCATCAACGCATCTTTATCACCAAAACAGCGCCAAGCGGTAGCAGAGAAATTTGCTAAAGCACTTGTTGCGTCAGTAAAGTCTAAAGATACATCACATTAA
- a CDS encoding LysR family transcriptional regulator — MLEVKHLKTIIALEKTGSLVEASESLYMTQSALSHQIKDLEERLNTSLFIRKTRPLRFTVAGERVLKLAKSVLPMFANTERDISRLLSGNAGRLHMAIECHSCFQWLMPAIDVFRDQWPEVELDLASGFSFAPLPALKRGDVDLVVTSDPQVLSGVHYEPLFSYQPMLAVSRHHALASKSYIDPEDLATETLITYPVEQERLDIFNLFLDPAGVSPHAIRHAELTIMMLQLVASGRGVAALPNWALTEYLEKDYILAKPLGEESCWTTLYAAIRVEQLDMPYMSEFLKDAKASSFQQLKGIKIASIINA, encoded by the coding sequence ATGCTCGAAGTTAAGCATTTGAAAACCATCATCGCATTAGAAAAAACAGGCTCGTTAGTTGAAGCATCTGAAAGTCTTTACATGACACAATCAGCTCTGTCACATCAGATTAAAGATCTTGAAGAACGTTTAAATACGTCGTTATTTATTCGTAAAACCAGACCATTGCGCTTTACGGTTGCAGGTGAGAGGGTACTTAAACTGGCGAAATCAGTACTCCCTATGTTTGCTAATACAGAGCGTGATATCAGTCGGTTATTATCAGGTAATGCCGGGCGTCTGCATATGGCCATTGAATGCCATAGTTGTTTTCAATGGTTAATGCCTGCGATTGATGTATTTCGCGATCAATGGCCAGAGGTAGAATTAGATTTAGCGTCTGGTTTTAGTTTTGCGCCATTACCAGCACTGAAACGGGGTGATGTCGATCTCGTCGTAACGTCCGATCCACAAGTCTTATCCGGTGTGCATTACGAACCGCTGTTTAGCTATCAGCCAATGTTAGCGGTGAGTCGCCATCATGCGCTGGCTAGTAAGTCTTATATTGACCCTGAAGATCTGGCGACAGAAACCTTAATTACCTATCCTGTGGAACAAGAACGGCTTGATATATTTAATTTATTTTTAGATCCTGCAGGTGTATCACCTCATGCCATTCGTCATGCGGAATTAACCATTATGATGCTGCAGTTGGTGGCGAGTGGTCGTGGTGTGGCGGCATTACCTAATTGGGCATTAACCGAGTATTTAGAGAAGGATTATATTCTTGCTAAGCCACTTGGAGAAGAGAGTTGTTGGACGACGTTGTATGCAGCGATCCGTGTTGAGCAGCTTGACATGCCCTACATGAGTGAGTTTTTGAAAGATGCGAAAGCAAGCTCTTTTCAGCAGCTAAAAGGGATTAAAATCGCTAGCATAATCAATGCTTAA